The stretch of DNA CCGTCTCTTTTCATTGAAACTGTTTCTTCTTCCACTCCTTAAGTGCAGTGGAATGCGAGCTGTTCTAGATATTTGTTGTAAAAAGCACCTAGAGGAAATTGATTATGAGCATTCCGTGCAAGTGGTGAAATGGCTAGAGCATGAAGGGCACCTGGATGaatttttagagtaaaatttCACACTTGGTTCAGCCTCAAAGCCACAGAGCAAGAGATAAGGGTGGTTAATGTCTTTATGGCCATGGACAGCTTATGGATACATTCATGGACAAGATATGTTTTGAACAAAAACCAGTTAATTCTAGGCATGGCTTTTGCTTTAGCTCGTGGCATTAATGCTGAATGGTTATTTTGTTTTACATGAATATTTTAGAGAGTAACCAAAGACATGTAGGCTTTTGTTggcaaaacagaaaaatatatttgactaCTTCAAGCCAAAAAAATGTGAAGcttcttgatttttttctaaaaaaaaaaagacccattCACAgggtctctctctcacacacacattttcagattttaacaaGTCAGTCTAACAATGTCCTTCAAACttgttccttcttttttttttctttttttcactgAGAAAGAAATTCAGCTCATTGAAAGCATCCCAGGCGTGCTTTTGCATTCCCCTTCAACGTGGATGGATACGGCACCCCAGAAGCATGGCAGTTCCAAGGCACTGCTCTTGCATCCCCAATTGATTTCTATGATCACCAAACAACCAGCCTTTGAAAATAACAACTTCCATGAGTAGCCTTGAAGCCCTTCTCTCCAAGCTTCCCTCAGTTGTGCTGCCAATCACGGCGCCACAGTCACACGAGTTTATATCATCATCTTAGAAGACATTAGAATTTATTGAAATGGAAAAAGTAGCGGAGGAGATTGATGAAGAGATATATAGGCCTGAACTTGAAGTGGGTGAGAGCAACAGTTCCATGGCAGCCGATCGTCGTCAAAAGCATTTCCATCATAACCAAGATTAGAAAGTGAAAACTGGTGCCGGACCCAACAATAATAATGGATTTTAGGACTCACTATCGGTACAACAACTCGGTTTTTATTAGATTGTATGAGAATTGAGTGCTTGATGCATGTCTAACATTGGGGGTTCCTGATCTACTAGGTTAAGCTTTAGCTTTATGCAAGTTTGAATATTCTCAGTTCCTCCGTACCAAACCCAGATGCGAATGCGATTTTCCCTCTccttctgaaatctgaaatctGATTTTCCCTCCCTTCTTCCCGTTTGTCTATTctgtgatatattttttttcaatatatcgGCTAGCCACGTCAGCCGATTCCCCAATGGTTGCGTGCGACGGTTGCATGTAGCATTGTTGAATAATTTATGAGGACCACCGCTCTCAGTCCCGCTGAGAactattgtgattttttattttatttttttatatatgtatttttttaatatagtaaaatattttttaaaaaataaaaaattataatattattaaaaaatatttatttaatcagaaaattaaaaaaaatatattaaaaaaatataacaggaTCAGAAGCGATAAGAGTAACTTTACTCATAATTAATAAGTAGTGCTAGGTTGCGCCAGCGAGtctaaataaatttatcttctttatttttttaatttttttattcatatttttttattatttttaaatatttttaaaaaatataaaaatatattaatatactaataattacttctttaactattaagtaaaaataaaataaaataaaatataagaagtGTCAAAATTAGGTGTCAAAGTAATGATTTCCATAATTAGTTTTAAGAGTTCTTTAAAGaacctcaataaatatttttagagaacTATTACATacacaaagaaattacataaaaataaattcacaaattaatatgatttcatgtgatgcgttaaatctactttatataaaaagtaaCTTAACAATTTGACTTATTGCATCaacacgtcaatttataaatttctttttatgtaatttctttgtgtctaaaacatttattatatttttatcatatatctAGTCCaatattgaaaaaacaaatctgACGATAAATCACTATGTAAATAGAATGGGAATACaaaaatgtactccatatgactCAGATGACCTCTCTCTAAAGaccttatccaaaaaaaaaaacctacaatTGAACCCCTGTTTGTTTCCACTGAAAGATGCAAACCTTACAACTCAAAAAACTTATTCAAGAGACATTACTTGGGATTAATAGGCAGGAAATACCCTAACATCATCCAAGAAAGGGCCACAAATATGACCATAATCATGAAGCCTTGTGTGATAGTAGGCACTGAAAAATGTTATCCTTGTCCGAGCCGAGATTGCTTGGAACTTGAAACTAGCAGTTTTAAACCCTCCTTTTCCTTTAGAAACATATGGTACTTTTAAAGTTTCCTTGGCAGCAAAGGCTTCAACCATCATATCGCCATGGCAGGCGTTCTTTGCGTCTCCAATGGTGAATGTGAGGTTGTAAAACTTGTCGGGAACTGTTCTGATGATTTGGGCAATGGCGCTCTCTCGCCCTGCAACTAGTTCAATTGCGGCGAGTCCCGAGGGAACGTAGAAGTGCTTCCTGTCGATGTACTTCACCGGTTTGAGGGACTCGATGATCCAACCGGGGAGTGGGGAGATTAGATCAAGTTGCTTTGGAGGGAGGAGGATTCCGGTGGAGAAGTTCTTGAACACGTGGGGGCCTATTTCAAAGCCTGCATTTTTCACGAGGTTACCTGCATGCATGGCAGCACGGACGAAATAATTAGTAACCCAAAATCTAAAATCTAGATTAGAGAATGAAACCAAAGATCACATggacaaaattaaacaaacctCTGGTACTATACTTGAGGGGCAGCAACTCCTTGATTGCAATGGCATCCAAGAGGGGTCCACAAGTGGGGTCCTCCTGAATCCCAGGGTTGTGAAATGTTATCTTGACAACCTTAGAAGTTGCCTTGAAAGCGAAGGCATAAGTGTCACCCCCGTTACTGCTAAAAAGGGTCTGAATAGAGAGGTCTGTTGACTGACCAGGGACTGAAACCCTCAGCACTTCGTCTTGAGCACAAGTTCTTGTTGCCCCAAACGTGATGGAGTAAATAGAACCGGGATTGACGTTCACGCCTTGAGAGATGGAGGCCTCATTCCCTAGTTTAACCGCGTGAACCCCACGAGGAACGGCGAAGAAGAAGCCGCCTGGTTGAGGCCCACCCGAGACGTACTCCACCAAGCCGTTGATTTCCCATCTTGGGAGCGAGTATTTTCCTTTGATCACTGTCTTCTGGAGGTTTGATTTCGCTGGTGATTCTTCAAAGTTTCCATTTGGCAGAAGTTCTGttcaaaaaaagacaaaaaatgaaaCGTAAAACAAAACCATACCCATAATTGGCTGAAACTACACAAAGCATGCACAAtgtttatagataaattaagcTTCTTATAATGGTTCGAGGTTTCtgtctttttcttgttttacttgTATGAAGTAGATTTTGCCCAGGAAAATAGCAACATTGCTTTCCCCgaagacatatatatacattgcagtaaaaaataaataaataatgcaaGAGATCGAACAGGTGATGAAAAAGTAAGCTGTTTACCATCAAGATGCAGATGATCAGTAATAGCTGCAGAAGCAGAGCCATTgcagagagaaaagaaaaccacaaaacaaagagagagaagtaCTGCCATGTTGTTGTTTTTCAGTGGAAGAAGCACCCACAAAGTGCACTAAATATATAGTCAAAGAAGAAGCGCCTAAAAGTAAGAGATCTTAAAACCAAAGGGACAGATAGGTGAGActgatatagttataatatgctaacctttgaaaaaagaaagagacagAGATGTGGAAGATAGGAAAGACACCCATGTTAAAGGGCACCGAATTACTCGCGGATTTGTCGGTCTGTGTCTacgtatttttttcaaaagtttaaggCTTTAAGCTCCATTTTCTACGTGGCTCTTGAAATGTTATGTATTGGAGACCCCATGCACATGATCTCCAATATAGATGCCCGTGATTTGCTCCTATGTCTATGTAAGATCCAACATTAATTCaaagttattaattatatgattatttaaaaaagaaacactttgatcacaaataaattatataaaaataaatttataaaataaagtaatatgatgtaatacaataaaaattacttttatcatCATGAAACAAATCTAACATATAAGATGAAAACCCGtcaatttaaaagataaattatgggTAAGCGTGTCACTTTAGtaatcaaaatcaagtcaactcCATCATGTGCTACGCCAAATTAGATAATCATTGTTAGATGTACATATTTCGTACACACTTAGACTCTTTTTAAGTACCACGGCATGCGCTTATAAACTTTGAATCTTAAGTTAgctagttcatatatatatatatatatatatgtgtatattaattaaatttcctAAATTTTTCTAGCCACTGCATATTTCGGGATGCGAACTATGTATTATAAGTTAATACTCTCGGTCTATGATGTTACGTAGTCAACTGCTATGCATGGGAATTAAGCATATATGAATTTCTTTCTTGCACCACACGAGGGGAATCTTCCCCGTCATTCACTCCAATCTATATCCTCCGGAAGATGATCAGAGCGCTGCTTCATCCTCCACGTTAAACTCATTACTGATACAGTACTCATGTGCATCCAAATTTGACTGACATGGTACGTAACTACCGCttgatttttaagatattttaattttaaatttttttaataaattaaatcttgttttgtcaataaaataaaaataatgttactcatcatcttaattttcattatgttctcatcattttatgatgtggcattaggtaattggaaattatttattacatttcacttataaacctatcatctaatgtcacataataagatgatgaaagttgaaataatgaatagattttttcataaaataaaagatgtgCTTTACACATTGTCttccaaatagaatttttcttaattttatataagttcttaaaacaataaaacttaTCATAAATTCTTTTTGGGCCAATAAAGTCTGTCTTACATTTTTCACTAGGCCCATATAACAAGCATGCTTAATGGGTTTGAGAAGGCCCAACTCTGTAGGCAAACATCATTAGTGGCTGAGATAGACGGATGGATCATATATAGACCGCCATTCGATCATGGTTTATACTGTAGGCCTGCAACAGATGAGAACCAACCGGTTCTGAACCCGGGCCAGCCCGACCCAGCCCGTATCATTTgggtcgtttttttttttttttccctgctaCATTTCTCGGTGGGGGAGATAATTGTTATTGTTCTTCTTTTCAACATAATACAGGTTAAATTACAAAAGCtatttattacaaaaactaataaaaaaaattaataaaagctatcttttcaactaataaaaaaaattctacaaaagctatctattacaaaaacaatGATCTAAACCAAAGATAGCACTGATCCAGACAGTTTCTTCAACATAATTTTCTGGTAAAAGTTATATATCTACAAGATCTTGtcttctataaatatcataattaataaaaagcaTGCATGGGCATGATTGATAGAGAAAAGAGACAGTAAAGAGCAGTCGCAGTACTTGAAATTCGTATTAAGTAGCATTTTATTCTTATCCATAATATATCATGTAGTGAGTCAAGCTTTCATAACTTAAATGAAACCTCAAGATCAGCAGCATGTAACGCATTGAAAGCATCTACGCCCCTAACATAAATACACTGATACGACGTGCTTAAATCACACCACTAAAAGGTTCCTGGACACTCATTGCGCATCAGAAAATGCACCAAACTTCAGATTCACCATAACCACGGTGAATTGGCACACAAAGAAACACCAATAACAATGTGCACACCAAGGGCTTGAAATCCTTCGTCAAACATTGCACATTCTAGgaataagagttttgttattcatcTGGGTGGGAAGTGTAAAACCGTGACGTGGCTACCAGACCGAGTTTGCCACGTCACGGTGTGTGGTGTTGGTAACTTCAACTGGCCTAGGAATAGTTTTTTCCATGAATTAAATATCCATCACACAACATCACTCACACTAAATCAGTCGTCAAATACCGTACAATACACTATTCCCCGAACTTTCTTGCAAACCAACGTATCAATCAGgaatctttaatatttttttattttttttggtaaaagaCCTGGATTTGCAAGGGTGCTTTGTGAAGCAAGGTTGCTTATGTTAGCTGAAGCAGAGGCATTCCTACGAAGCTTAGAATTAAGGATGAGATCAAGAAACTTCTGATGGCCTGCAATTTGTGAACAACAGTCCTCAATCATAaagataaagtaaaaaaaagagttttgctagGTACAACTAGGATATGCAATCAGGGATAATTGGACTATATCTGCCAGTTTaggtagaataaaatattataaaaatgacaaatcttcttttctttctctacactttctctctcttagCTCTCTCTCGCAacctttctcttctctctcttaacTTTCTTTTCTCGGCTCTCTCTCGCAACCTGGCTCTGAATGTTTCCATCAGAACCTCAACTTCACCCAATTGCAGCAAATCTTCTCTTGTCCAggcattgatttttgtttttctcatgtaattttattctttatttgtttttgttttgttaagcATCATTAATAACAAGTTAGCAAGTTGAAAAGTACTTGAATGAGTAGCAATTGATGCAAAATGGCGGGCTAAAATGCCACCCCCAGTAGCACTTCCAGTATTTCTCAACCATTTTGAAAATAACGTGGGTTCACTTCTTTCCATAAGGAGCATTGAACATGATAAAAAATGGAACAAACAACACTTCTCACCTTCACCAACTCCACTCTTTTCCCACAAAGTTTTGACAGCAATTCTACAATTTCCTTACCCTAAACTAAACTTAATAATTATGGCCAATGAAACCAATCAGTTCTCCAAACACACTAGCCAATAAATGTATGACCTTAATGGGCTCTTCTATAATTTCACAACTAGGAATGTTCGTAAAATGTTAATCAGGATAAGAAAAATTTCACAGTGGGGTGGACCCAACCCCAGGCTTAATAGCatctatttttcaataaaaagaagaaaaattttcgTAGGTGAGAACCCAGAGCAGGAGAACGAAGGCAATGTCAAGAGAATTGTATTGAAGAAAAAAGTCTATCTACATCtccatttttaattaaagatggAAAGATGGATATCTAGCCGTTGGTGACATTTTTTTAGGATGTTTTAAACTAGTCGTTCCATGCTCGTACATAAACACTCGTAAGAGAAGGAATGATTATATCagataaaattaatgaaaaatgctTGTTGCAAGTGCCTGGTGCAAACGGCGTATAAACGAGACTGACGTAGAGAcatttgatgagagagagagagagagagagaccgagcttatgagagagggatgagagagagggctgagagagaaagagagctgatgagaAAGGACAACCgagctaatgagagagagagacgaccCGAGGAACGAGAGATAGAgggttgatgagagagagagagagcgctaaTGAGAGAGAACATGTGCGTTTAGAGAAAGagtaaacaatttattttaaatctgacGTGGCATGAACGACTACACGCCGGTTGTATCTAacgattgtatatagaagaactgaaaattgatagagagaaaagaaacgaaatggagagagggagggagaaagaaataaaaattttattaaatgcaCCAGTTGCAAGCCGGTTATACCAGGCGGTTGCAACaagtatttttgtaataataaagagGGACCTCATACATTTATTTTGTCACCAATTAAGGCCTGCATCCACCCTAAAATACCTTGATCCAAAATCCACATACCCCACTACTTTGCCTCCGTAGTCATGTACCTGAAACTAAAAACTTTTTTGTCAGAGATACAACACAAGATGAGAATCATAGATACATGAGATGATagacagtactatatatataacgaaAATATCAATTGAgtcaagatatatatacataatataaaagtaaaaggcATACCAAAACATTAATCAGTGTACATGCTACAATTAACTAAAGATTGGAGCCAAATCCTATATCCTGGCAACTCAACTTATCAGATCTTGCTATTCTTCGGCCTGTTCGACGAAAACACATGAATTATCTGATCTATTAGATGATatgtcacatatatatatagggcccAAAACTTCTCAGAGGAAGtataaattaaacaacaatGATCAGATGATTACAGATCTTACAACAATGTTTTATAGAACCATACTCATGTGTAAGGTTCATTATAAGGTGTAAAGATGATCAAATGATGACAGTGCATATTCACCCATCCTGGATCCCTCTGTGGAAGGATTGAAAATGATCCAAATAAGTCGGACAATCGCTAGCTAGCTCCAAGGTTGACGCTGAAGTGGAACTGAGCTTTTAAAGGACTACAAAACAAGATCATGACCAACTGaaggaattaaataaaaaagaggcaGATACACGTACGGATTATTAGCCTACTTACATTCATGGGTCCATAGCAGATAGTATTGTAGTAAGATTATCCAATTGCATGTAAAAGAATTTCTATTCCAATTGGAAGACTAATTTTGTTCCTATTCTTATTAGGATTACTCCAATTGTTGTATATATGTCtatacatatgtgtgtgtgcgcgcgcgcacaTGCGTGTCATACAATCCAATTTAAAGGTCGAGTCGTAGAGCAAATTTTGAAGCTGCGAGCAAAGAATCAAAGTCCGAAGCCCTGATCTTACGTACACAAGTTGTGTGAAAAGGGGGAAGTTCATGTGTTGCCAAGGACACTACTGGAGAGGAACGGTTCAAAACGATGGATGGAGTTAGCTAATCTTCCTCAGATCCAGTACTACATCCTATTgcattatctctctctctctctgatctcttaTACATATACACATTACGAAAATCGAATTCACATCATTGTTACCTCTTGATCGGAACTagatacactacaagaaattggGTCTCTTCCAGccctcaaaatcgtcgcaaatacccaTAATAATCGTTGCAATTGATCATTTTCGGCGATTTCTAATTCGCTGCATGTTCGATGAAATTaaagtgtcattttttataaatttcaacgAAAGacaaatcgtcacaaaaaactattattttcgACAATTTTTGTCTGTTGCAACTGTCCAAAAAATCGACAGAAATAACCTTTTCATTTACCCttaaatcgttgagaaaagTCAATTGCGATGATACACATCATCGCAACTGGTTAGGAAATCGTTGCAAATGACTCAATATTTTCCCAGCAATTTTAAATAACCATCGCCGTTATGTATTTCCAGAGGGTAATTGTCgccgaaaaatattatttgccGTGATACttaatcgctgcaaataagtaaAATCGACGAAGAAAAATAATTGCGGCAAAACTTACTTGCTGCAAAAGAGTTTTccggaaaataaaaaaaaaaaaagcccaaaaacagaatacacaaaaaatataatacacatccaaattatatgttcttgctaaaaaaaagtaattgcaCAAGTGGAAAGCACAAAACCAAActtacaaataatctaaaaacCAATAACAAGTGTCAACCGGTAGGTAAAATATCTGAgttgtaaaaaatgatttttaagaaaccaaaccaaataacaaataattcatcAACTCAAAAATGTTAACAACAGTATAAATAATTGTATTCATCAAAGAAGAGTGATGACAAATGGGAATAGTAGTATCAGACACTAAGCATGCATTTAATAGTCCATGTTTTGGTAAAGAACTGGAGGAAACACTTACCACTTGTATATGATGCTGGTGGGAAGAAAGTTTTCATTAAATTGGATCAATAGATAAGAGACAGAGGTGGGAAGGAAAGAGGAGGTAGAAAAATTCCTAATTAATTCCTTAGAGCATTAACATTGGattcattattttcatctttaaaatttgatgaaaaatacatgtttttcataaatccaaaatctccttatccataaccccacattagattaatcattgaattcatcaaaataataatataatattatttttttaataataatatttttaatttatttttttcatattttacaattacactaactatatgttaattaataatttaatttgatacttaaattattgttttccaacttaaatatattgtagctcaaaattggaaaacaataatttaagtaaataaaacaatggttatagagtgtgaatagtgagtcttcaaatttgaaatgaattgaaatgcactgtagctcaaagtttcaaattttagtatttgatgaatccaatgaagtgattttaaacataaattcgtcaattttttaagattgaactcatttgatgagtccaatgtcAATGCTCATATGCGCATTCATTTTGATTATGATTTGCATGTATAGTCATTCTATTTTtggtaataaatatttaactcaaaaatCTGATGGAAGTGCTTCCAATGAACGGTGGCAAATTCATCACTGGCAATTTAGTTGGTAGATTTGTGACAAATTTGTTGAACTACTGCAATGACTtggagaaaagtgaaaaaagaaGTGAAGAGCAATGTGCACTTTGTGTCtcaatataaatatgaaaaacccAGGAATTTACAGTTTGTATTCAGGGATCTCTGGAAATGAAATATAGGTAAATATTGAAACTTTCTACTTTGTGTCtcaatataaatatgaaaaacccAGGAATTTACAGTTTGTATTCAGGGATCTCTGGAAATGAAATA from Juglans regia cultivar Chandler chromosome 4, Walnut 2.0, whole genome shotgun sequence encodes:
- the LOC109003506 gene encoding uncharacterized protein LOC109003506, which translates into the protein MAVLLSLCFVVFFSLCNGSASAAITDHLHLDELLPNGNFEESPAKSNLQKTVIKGKYSLPRWEINGLVEYVSGGPQPGGFFFAVPRGVHAVKLGNEASISQGVNVNPGSIYSITFGATRTCAQDEVLRVSVPGQSTDLSIQTLFSSNGGDTYAFAFKATSKVVKITFHNPGIQEDPTCGPLLDAIAIKELLPLKYSTRGNLVKNAGFEIGPHVFKNFSTGILLPPKQLDLISPLPGWIIESLKPVKYIDRKHFYVPSGLAAIELVAGRESAIAQIIRTVPDKFYNLTFTIGDAKNACHGDMMVEAFAAKETLKVPYVSKGKGGFKTASFKFQAISARTRITFFSAYYHTRLHDYGHICGPFLDDVRVFPAY